A genomic window from Paraburkholderia phytofirmans OLGA172 includes:
- a CDS encoding drug:proton antiporter, producing MKIAVLVSVGRHPVSGTARYSRNDAAALTIALSLAKTHGATLDVLHAGDPSNPALKEYLALGARTVEVLEVPATPELQGDAIAPLAARLRGYDLVLTGTRAEGAFDSGMLPYRVANALDMPLVGAAVDLTLRNGCAEVRQFMPKGLRRRVEVQLPALIAVHPMANTAPSYAYARLREGTISTIRQVATKTPGSPNAGNPNAGSPGAGSSHAANPDDLAWTTHPATAKPVRLAAAEKRSGHARMLSATTTESRGGSVVIEGSSVEKAQVILAYLREHQLVDY from the coding sequence ATGAAGATCGCCGTACTGGTTTCCGTGGGGCGGCACCCGGTCAGCGGCACCGCGCGTTACAGCCGTAACGACGCCGCCGCGCTGACGATAGCGCTTTCGCTCGCAAAAACTCACGGCGCGACGCTCGACGTGTTGCATGCGGGCGATCCGTCGAACCCGGCGCTGAAGGAGTATCTTGCGCTCGGCGCGCGTACTGTCGAGGTGCTGGAAGTGCCCGCAACGCCTGAATTGCAAGGCGATGCGATAGCGCCGCTCGCCGCACGTCTGCGCGGTTATGACCTTGTATTGACCGGCACCCGCGCCGAAGGCGCATTCGATAGCGGCATGCTGCCGTATCGCGTCGCCAATGCGCTGGATATGCCTTTGGTCGGCGCGGCAGTTGATCTGACGCTGCGCAACGGCTGCGCCGAAGTCCGGCAATTCATGCCGAAGGGTTTGCGCCGGCGCGTCGAAGTGCAGTTGCCGGCTTTGATCGCGGTGCATCCAATGGCCAACACGGCGCCGAGCTACGCCTATGCAAGGCTGCGGGAAGGCACGATCAGCACGATCCGCCAGGTCGCGACAAAAACGCCTGGGAGCCCGAATGCCGGGAACCCGAATGCCGGAAGCCCGGGCGCCGGAAGCTCGCACGCAGCCAACCCCGACGACCTCGCCTGGACGACCCATCCCGCGACCGCCAAACCGGTGCGCCTCGCCGCCGCCGAAAAGCGCTCCGGCCATGCCCGCATGCTCTCGGCGACGACGACCGAAAGCCGCGGCGGGAGCGTCGTAATTGAAGGGAGTTCCGTCGAAAAAGCACAAGTGATCCTTGCGTATTTGCGCGAGCATCAACTCGTGGATTACTGA
- a CDS encoding aromatic ring-hydroxylating oxygenase subunit alpha: MKVSADVRAMIERRKRNHTLEAPFYTGEEIFALDMEVIFRKHWIQVAVEPDVPEPGDYITVEIGNDSILIVRDDDMQVRAFHNVCRHRGARLCNTDKGSLGNIVCPYHSWTYNLNGDLMFAEHMGDQFDRCKHSLKAVHLENLAGLIFVCLADEPPADFAAMRAAMEPYLLPHDLAGCKVAASIDIIEEGNWKLTMENNRECYHCVANHPELTISLYEYGFGYQRTPANEEGMAAFEETVARRTAQWEAMKLPSAEIDHLADRVTGFRTQRLPLDRDGESQTMDAKVASKKLLGGFAQADLGGLSFWTQPNSWHHFMSDHIVSFSVIPLSAGKTLVRTKWLVHKDAREGIDYDVNNLTAVWRATNDQDRALVEYSQRGATSSAYEPGPYSPFTEGLVEKFCEWYIGRIAEYSNAPQTHDAGDAPVSHGEKVVSFMR, translated from the coding sequence ATGAAAGTTTCGGCAGACGTTCGCGCAATGATCGAACGCCGCAAAAGGAATCACACTCTGGAAGCGCCGTTCTATACGGGCGAGGAAATTTTCGCGCTCGACATGGAGGTGATTTTCCGCAAGCACTGGATTCAGGTCGCAGTGGAACCGGATGTACCGGAACCGGGCGACTACATCACCGTTGAAATCGGCAACGATTCGATTCTGATCGTGCGCGACGACGACATGCAGGTGCGGGCGTTCCATAACGTGTGCCGCCATCGTGGCGCGCGTTTGTGCAATACGGACAAAGGTTCGCTCGGCAATATCGTCTGTCCGTATCACAGCTGGACCTACAACCTGAACGGCGATCTGATGTTCGCCGAGCACATGGGCGACCAGTTCGACCGTTGCAAGCACAGCCTGAAAGCGGTGCACCTCGAGAACCTCGCCGGCCTGATCTTCGTCTGTCTCGCGGATGAACCGCCTGCCGACTTCGCCGCGATGCGCGCCGCGATGGAACCGTATCTGTTGCCGCACGATCTCGCCGGCTGCAAGGTCGCGGCGTCGATCGACATCATCGAAGAGGGTAACTGGAAGCTCACGATGGAGAACAATCGCGAGTGCTATCACTGTGTCGCGAACCATCCCGAGCTGACGATTTCGCTTTACGAATATGGCTTTGGCTATCAACGCACGCCTGCCAACGAAGAAGGCATGGCCGCGTTCGAAGAGACCGTGGCGCGCCGTACCGCGCAATGGGAGGCGATGAAACTGCCGTCGGCGGAAATCGATCATCTGGCCGATCGGGTCACGGGTTTCCGCACGCAACGCCTGCCGCTCGATCGCGACGGCGAATCGCAGACCATGGACGCGAAGGTGGCGTCGAAGAAATTGCTCGGCGGTTTCGCACAGGCCGATCTCGGCGGCCTCTCGTTCTGGACGCAGCCGAACTCGTGGCATCACTTCATGAGCGACCATATCGTCAGCTTTTCGGTGATTCCATTGTCGGCGGGAAAAACGCTGGTGCGCACCAAGTGGCTCGTCCATAAGGATGCACGCGAAGGCATCGACTACGACGTGAACAATCTCACGGCCGTGTGGCGCGCCACCAATGACCAGGACCGTGCGCTCGTGGAATACTCGCAACGCGGCGCAACCAGCAGCGCCTACGAGCCGGGTCCGTATTCGCCGTTCACCGAAGGCCTCGTCGAGAAGTTCTGCGAGTGGTACATCGGCCGTATTGCGGAATACAGCAATGCGCCCCAAACCCATGATGCCGGCGATGCGCCGGTTTCGCACGGCGAAAAAGTCGTGTCTTTCATGCGCTGA
- a CDS encoding hybrid-cluster NAD(P)-dependent oxidoreductase translates to MMRDQATLQLSPEPAPNPETSHRETSSRVTQPRFWETLPARWNSDTDDTLVCCQVRQETHDVKSFFFRAPSERAFVFEPGQFITLELEIDGEAVNRCYTISSPPTRPHTVSITVKRVPGGKVSNWLHDNLHAGMEVRVLGPSGEFTCARHPARKFLFLSAGSGITPLMSMSRAHHELGEDSDIVFVHSARTPDDIIFARELDLIASNQANFRTAFVCERLGARTNWPGVTGFLTLPLLKLIAPDFLDREIFTCGPAPYMQAVRNLLAEGGFDRSHYHEESFSFETVSEVAAQLTTAHVADALQAPTATVERFVEAREQAAGFTPAQVPLETETTFKVSFAKSNREIECGSGQHVLDAAKKAGVRLPASCTQGMCGTCKVKLVSGEVAMKHAGGIRQREIDQGMVLLCCSKPLSDLVVDK, encoded by the coding sequence ATGATGCGCGATCAGGCGACGCTTCAGCTCAGCCCCGAGCCGGCTCCGAACCCCGAGACTTCACACCGTGAGACTTCAAGCCGAGTGACGCAGCCGCGGTTCTGGGAGACCTTGCCGGCGCGCTGGAACAGCGATACCGACGACACGCTGGTGTGCTGCCAGGTCCGCCAGGAAACTCACGACGTCAAGAGCTTTTTCTTTCGTGCGCCTTCCGAGCGGGCGTTCGTGTTCGAACCGGGGCAATTCATTACGCTGGAGCTGGAGATCGACGGCGAGGCGGTGAACCGCTGTTATACGATTTCTTCGCCCCCCACGCGTCCGCACACCGTCTCCATCACCGTGAAGCGCGTGCCTGGCGGCAAGGTGTCGAACTGGCTGCACGACAATCTGCACGCGGGCATGGAGGTTCGTGTGCTGGGGCCGTCCGGCGAGTTCACCTGCGCCAGGCATCCGGCGCGTAAGTTTCTGTTTTTGTCGGCAGGGTCGGGCATTACGCCACTGATGTCGATGAGCCGAGCGCATCACGAACTCGGCGAAGATAGCGACATCGTATTCGTGCACAGCGCTCGCACGCCGGACGACATCATCTTCGCGCGCGAACTCGATCTGATTGCATCGAATCAGGCCAATTTCCGCACGGCGTTCGTCTGTGAACGGCTTGGCGCGCGGACCAATTGGCCTGGCGTCACCGGCTTTCTGACTTTGCCCTTGCTAAAGCTCATCGCGCCGGATTTTCTGGATCGCGAGATTTTCACTTGCGGCCCCGCGCCCTACATGCAGGCAGTCAGAAATTTGCTGGCTGAAGGCGGCTTCGATCGCAGCCATTATCACGAGGAAAGCTTCTCGTTCGAGACGGTCAGCGAGGTGGCCGCACAATTGACCACCGCGCATGTCGCCGATGCATTGCAGGCGCCGACCGCCACCGTGGAGCGCTTTGTCGAAGCGCGTGAACAGGCGGCTGGATTCACACCCGCGCAGGTGCCCCTCGAGACGGAAACGACGTTCAAGGTGAGCTTCGCCAAAAGCAATCGCGAGATCGAATGCGGCAGCGGCCAGCATGTCCTCGACGCGGCGAAGAAGGCCGGTGTGCGGCTCCCGGCCTCGTGTACGCAGGGCATGTGCGGCACCTGCAAGGTGAAGCTGGTGTCCGGCGAAGTGGCCATGAAACACGCTGGCGGAATTCGTCAGCGCGAAATCGATCAGGGCATGGTGCTGCTGTGCTGCAGCAAGCCGTTGAGCGATCTCGTCGTCGATAAGTAA
- a CDS encoding glycine betaine ABC transporter substrate-binding protein, whose amino-acid sequence MRLVKKILMLSALSAALAASSVSVSADTRPTIKIGYVEGWDDSVATSNVAARVIEKRLGYQVQLVPVAAGVMWQGVARGDLDATLSAWLPVTHGAYWNNFKDKVVDLGPNFNDAKIGLIVPDNADVKSVGDLEAKKTEFSSRIVGIDAGAGVMQKTSEAIKAYGLDYQLMPSSGSAMTAELARSEAASKPIIVTGWKPHWMFAKYKLKFLDDPKKVFGEAEHVDSVVNPELETKAPTVVAFLKKFQWKPGEIDSVMLATQNGEKPTAAADAWISAHGDRVDSWVK is encoded by the coding sequence ATGAGACTGGTCAAAAAGATACTGATGTTGAGCGCGTTAAGCGCGGCGCTGGCGGCAAGCAGCGTGAGTGTGTCGGCCGATACCAGACCGACCATCAAGATCGGCTATGTGGAGGGTTGGGACGACAGTGTGGCGACGTCGAACGTGGCCGCGCGCGTGATCGAAAAGCGCCTCGGCTATCAGGTGCAGCTCGTGCCGGTGGCGGCCGGTGTGATGTGGCAAGGGGTGGCGCGCGGCGACCTCGACGCGACGCTGTCCGCATGGCTGCCGGTCACGCATGGCGCGTACTGGAACAACTTCAAGGATAAAGTCGTCGACCTGGGTCCCAACTTCAACGATGCGAAGATCGGTCTGATCGTGCCCGATAACGCTGACGTGAAAAGCGTCGGCGATCTCGAAGCGAAGAAGACCGAATTCAGCTCGCGTATTGTCGGTATCGATGCCGGCGCGGGCGTAATGCAGAAAACCAGCGAAGCGATCAAGGCATACGGGCTGGATTATCAGCTGATGCCGAGCTCGGGCAGCGCGATGACCGCGGAACTGGCGCGTTCGGAAGCGGCTAGCAAACCGATCATCGTGACCGGCTGGAAGCCGCATTGGATGTTCGCGAAGTACAAGCTCAAATTCCTCGACGATCCGAAGAAGGTGTTCGGCGAAGCGGAGCACGTGGATAGCGTCGTCAATCCTGAACTGGAGACGAAAGCGCCGACGGTCGTTGCGTTCCTCAAGAAGTTTCAATGGAAACCGGGCGAGATCGACAGTGTGATGCTTGCGACGCAAAACGGCGAGAAGCCGACGGCCGCTGCCGATGCGTGGATCAGTGCGCATGGGGACCGTGTGGATAGCTGGGTGAAGTGA
- a CDS encoding 2-hydroxychromene-2-carboxylate isomerase, with product MTSLSVQFLFDFGSPNAYFCHKVIPDIAARTGVEFEYVPILLGGLFKFTGNRSPAEAFAGIPNKLAYEKLETQRFIAKYKIDSFRSNPFWPINTLQIMRGAVAAQRQGCFTRYINAVYAHVWEQQRNMEDPEVIVRSLQEAGLDGHAIYEGTKDPEVKAALMANTQAAFERGAFGSPTFFVGDQIFFGKDRLREVEEEIVRVSGLK from the coding sequence ATGACATCGCTTTCCGTGCAGTTCCTGTTCGACTTTGGCAGCCCGAATGCGTACTTCTGCCATAAAGTCATTCCAGACATCGCCGCCCGCACGGGCGTCGAATTCGAATACGTGCCGATTCTATTAGGCGGCCTGTTCAAGTTTACCGGCAATCGCTCTCCGGCCGAAGCCTTCGCAGGCATTCCGAACAAACTTGCCTACGAGAAGCTGGAGACGCAGCGCTTCATTGCAAAATACAAAATAGACAGTTTTCGCTCGAATCCATTCTGGCCGATCAACACGTTGCAAATCATGCGAGGAGCCGTGGCGGCACAACGTCAAGGATGCTTCACGCGTTACATTAACGCGGTCTACGCTCACGTGTGGGAACAGCAGCGAAACATGGAGGATCCCGAGGTTATCGTTCGATCCCTTCAGGAAGCCGGCCTCGACGGACACGCAATCTACGAAGGCACGAAAGATCCCGAGGTGAAAGCCGCGTTGATGGCAAACACTCAAGCCGCTTTCGAGCGCGGAGCCTTCGGTTCACCGACGTTCTTTGTTGGCGACCAGATCTTCTTCGGAAAAGACCGATTGCGCGAAGTCGAGGAAGAGATCGTTCGAGTCTCCGGGCTGAAATAG
- a CDS encoding enoyl-CoA hydratase-related protein produces MTTEIVDVLENGILTLGFNRPSHKNAIMEAMYTRLAEVFNDANERDDVRVVVLHGSETAF; encoded by the coding sequence ATGACGACAGAAATTGTTGACGTACTCGAAAACGGCATTCTGACGCTCGGATTCAATCGCCCATCGCACAAGAATGCAATAATGGAAGCGATGTATACGCGTCTTGCCGAGGTGTTCAACGATGCGAACGAGCGTGACGATGTGCGGGTTGTCGTGCTGCATGGAAGCGAGACCGCTTTCTGA
- a CDS encoding SDR family oxidoreductase, with product MTDKKAILVIGAGDATGSAIARRFAREGYIACMTRRNVDKLAPVVEEIKAAGGDAYAFGTDARKEEEMVSLIEQIERDIAPIEVAVFNIGANVQFSITETTARVYFKVWEMACFGGFLMGREVAKAMLPRGRGTIIFTGATASLRGRSGYAAFSGAKHGLRALAQSMARELWPKGIHVAHPIIDGAIDTDFIRTTFPQRYALKEQDGIVDPNSIADAYYQIHLQPRNAWTHETELRPWMEAW from the coding sequence ATGACGGACAAGAAAGCAATACTGGTCATTGGCGCGGGTGACGCCACCGGAAGTGCCATCGCTCGCAGATTCGCCCGCGAGGGCTATATCGCCTGTATGACGCGCCGCAATGTCGACAAACTCGCGCCGGTAGTGGAAGAGATCAAGGCAGCGGGGGGCGACGCGTACGCATTCGGCACTGACGCCCGCAAGGAAGAGGAAATGGTCTCGCTCATCGAACAAATCGAGCGCGACATTGCCCCGATCGAAGTCGCCGTCTTCAACATCGGCGCGAACGTCCAGTTCAGCATTACCGAGACCACCGCTCGCGTGTACTTCAAAGTGTGGGAGATGGCTTGCTTCGGCGGATTTCTCATGGGTCGCGAAGTCGCAAAGGCGATGTTGCCGCGCGGCCGTGGGACGATCATCTTCACTGGCGCCACTGCAAGCTTGCGCGGCCGCTCCGGTTATGCCGCGTTCTCGGGCGCCAAGCACGGACTCCGGGCACTCGCGCAGAGCATGGCCCGCGAGCTGTGGCCAAAGGGCATCCATGTTGCGCATCCGATCATTGACGGCGCCATCGACACCGACTTCATCCGGACCACCTTTCCGCAGCGTTATGCCCTCAAGGAGCAGGACGGCATCGTGGATCCAAACTCCATCGCCGACGCCTACTACCAGATTCACCTGCAACCTCGCAACGCCTGGACGCACGAGACCGAACTTCGCCCCTGGATGGAGGCATGGTAA
- a CDS encoding acyl-CoA dehydrogenase family protein, with translation MAVFNSAMQFSTWLHKVFDLFGVPIGAFQALPHRMVQLALEIEQSRSAVINAAAALGADHAARERALSAAKYTIGRIGTLVAEEGIQLHGGIGMTRELPLSHFAKRLIIIDHQLGDRDHHLKRYMFMKRTK, from the coding sequence ATTGCAGTTTTCAATTCCGCTATGCAGTTTTCAACGTGGCTACATAAAGTATTCGACTTATTCGGCGTGCCCATCGGTGCTTTTCAGGCGCTGCCGCATCGCATGGTTCAGTTGGCCCTCGAGATCGAACAATCGAGGTCCGCCGTGATCAATGCGGCGGCTGCGCTCGGTGCAGACCATGCCGCCCGCGAACGCGCCCTGTCGGCCGCGAAGTACACAATCGGACGAATCGGCACGCTGGTCGCGGAGGAAGGCATTCAACTGCATGGCGGAATTGGCATGACGCGCGAACTGCCACTTTCGCACTTCGCAAAGCGGTTGATCATAATCGACCATCAACTTGGCGATCGTGATCACCACCTCAAACGCTACATGTTCATGAAGAGAACGAAATGA
- a CDS encoding class I adenylate-forming enzyme family protein, with the protein MEEARQLIAEYSRIHQIIEPWVSQLPNGIALQDKRHRQTYGELDVSIRRVSERLVSLGIRPGDRVLVVAENCVAVGVLVLALSALDAWAVVVNARLSAREIDSFLDHSGARRAFYTHGVGRDADAHAHRHGAVSESWPGIGELAVGPLNEQAVAEPTSEDPRKQTAVMIYTSGTSGQPKAVMLSHANMLHIAQVIRTVRRLSPEDKVYGVLPMAHIMGLSGNLVGSLACGTTLLLDDRFAPETLAKAILEERITMLFGVPVMFAKLLDWCRSTGTDISGHSLRTIGVAGSPLTPKLKEDVERAFGMVLQNNYGLTEMAPTVTQTVLSDPRQDCSVGVPVPGVDLRIVDRHGADVAPGDVGLIWVRGPNLMLGYYRDEALTRETVNADGWFNTADLGRQEPDGAVFIMGRTKDLIIRSGFNVYPVEVEQALNTHPLVIQSAVVGRVVEDNEEVIAFVEADPGATITADEIKVHLRERLSPYKIPAEIHFMAQLPSAPTGKILKNALKDLAVELAAKGGEERRVAPGRVN; encoded by the coding sequence ATGGAAGAGGCCAGGCAGTTGATCGCGGAATACTCGCGAATCCATCAGATTATTGAACCGTGGGTAAGCCAGCTACCCAATGGCATTGCCTTGCAAGACAAGCGGCACCGCCAGACATACGGCGAACTCGATGTCTCGATCCGCCGTGTGAGCGAGCGTCTGGTTTCGTTAGGAATTCGCCCAGGCGACCGGGTGCTGGTCGTTGCAGAGAACTGCGTGGCCGTGGGCGTTCTGGTCCTTGCGCTGAGTGCGCTTGATGCCTGGGCTGTGGTTGTCAATGCCCGTCTCTCAGCGCGCGAGATCGACAGTTTCCTCGATCATTCGGGTGCGAGGCGGGCGTTCTACACCCATGGCGTTGGACGGGATGCGGACGCGCATGCTCATCGTCACGGTGCTGTTTCGGAATCATGGCCCGGCATCGGCGAGCTGGCGGTCGGACCGCTCAATGAGCAGGCCGTCGCGGAGCCGACCAGCGAAGATCCGAGGAAGCAAACGGCGGTCATGATTTATACGTCAGGCACCTCCGGGCAACCGAAGGCGGTCATGCTCAGCCACGCCAACATGCTCCACATCGCGCAGGTGATTCGAACCGTGCGCCGCTTGAGCCCGGAGGACAAGGTCTATGGCGTGCTGCCGATGGCGCACATCATGGGGTTGTCCGGCAACCTGGTCGGCTCGCTGGCGTGTGGAACCACCTTGCTGCTTGACGATCGGTTTGCCCCGGAGACGCTCGCCAAGGCAATTCTCGAAGAGCGCATAACGATGCTTTTTGGGGTTCCCGTTATGTTCGCAAAACTGCTCGACTGGTGTCGCAGCACAGGTACCGATATCAGCGGGCATAGTCTGCGCACGATAGGCGTAGCAGGTTCGCCGTTGACGCCCAAGCTGAAAGAAGACGTGGAGCGGGCGTTTGGCATGGTCCTGCAGAATAATTATGGGTTGACCGAAATGGCTCCGACCGTGACGCAGACGGTGCTTTCAGATCCCCGGCAAGACTGCTCAGTCGGAGTCCCGGTGCCTGGCGTCGATCTTCGTATCGTCGACAGGCATGGAGCGGACGTGGCGCCTGGCGATGTGGGCTTGATTTGGGTGCGCGGCCCGAATCTCATGTTGGGATATTACCGGGACGAAGCACTGACTCGGGAGACCGTCAATGCAGATGGCTGGTTCAATACCGCGGACCTTGGGCGGCAAGAGCCGGATGGCGCGGTTTTCATTATGGGCCGGACCAAGGACTTGATCATTCGGTCAGGATTCAACGTTTACCCGGTAGAAGTCGAGCAGGCTCTGAATACCCATCCCTTGGTGATTCAGTCCGCCGTGGTTGGCAGGGTAGTTGAGGATAACGAAGAAGTTATAGCGTTCGTCGAAGCTGATCCGGGCGCGACGATTACCGCAGATGAGATCAAGGTCCATTTGAGGGAGCGATTGTCTCCTTACAAGATTCCCGCGGAGATCCACTTCATGGCGCAACTGCCGTCCGCGCCAACGGGAAAGATCCTGAAAAATGCGCTGAAGGATCTGGCTGTGGAGTTGGCGGCAAAGGGCGGCGAGGAGCGGCGGGTCGCTCCTGGGCGAGTGAATTAG